One Trichormus variabilis 0441 genomic window, CAGCCAATGATCCCCAACCAGAATGGCATGAAGTAGGCGGGAGTCAAATTGATCCCACCCGTCCTTATCGTTGCTATCTGAAGTCTAGACTTAGCAATAAATCTGCTGTTTTGAGTTCAGTAAAAGATAGGGCAATTGCGGACACCAATCCTCAATCTCTGCAAGATTTACCTTATATAGATATCTTCTTCTACGATGGCCCAATTTCACGGGATATGGGTTTTAGTGATGTTGTCTATAACTCCCACCACTTTGCCGGACGGATTGGTTCCGCAGTCCGTGGGGATCATCGGCAATCACAACTGATTTCCGTCGGTACTGATGGGGAAACCTTCGGACACCACAAAAAAGGCACAGAAAAAACTCTCGCCTATGCCTTTATCAAGGAGTTTCCTAGTCAAGGTTGGACTGTAACCAACTTTGCCCATTACCTCAGCTTATGTTCTCCTACCTGGGAAGTAGAAATCAAGCCTGTGACAGCTTGGAGTTGCGCCCACGGTGTAGATAGATGGCAAGAAGATTGTGGTTGCGGTGGTGAAGGCGGTATTTGGCATCAAAAATGGCGGCGGCCGTTGCGGAATGCTTTAAATTGGCTGCGGGATCAATTAGTTGAAGTCTTTGAGGAATATGGTAATCAATTATTCCGTGATCCCTGGCAAGCACGAGACGAGTATATTCAAGTCATCCGCGATCGCTCTCCTGCCAATATTAGCCGTTTTCTCTCCCGTCATCAAACCCACAAACTCACCGCCGCCGAACAAGTAGACGCTTTGCGCTTATTAGAAATGCAGCGTCACGCTTTATTTATGTTCACCAGTTGCGGTTGGTTTTTTGAAGAACTTTCTCGCCCCGAAGGAACCCAGATTCTGCGTTACGCCGCCCGCGCTTTGGAACTGGGTGGGGATGTAGCTGGTGTGCAGTTGGAAAAAGGCTTCCTCAAACGTTTGGGTTTAGCACCTAGTAATGTAGATTCTTTTAAACACGGTGGAGAAGTTTACCGCCAACTAGTACAAACAGCCCAGATTAGTTTTAAACAAGTAGCCGCCCATTACGCGATTTCCTCCCTGTTCAACAATCACAAACAGGTAGAGACACTGCATACCAAGCCTCTACCTGGCACAAAACAACCCCATCCTCACCAAAAACGGGTTTATTGCTACACCGTCAATGAGGTAGATTACCAACTACAACGCATGGGATCATTAACCCTAGCAGTTGGTAACTTAAAACTCGTGTCGGAAATTACCTGGGAAAGCGAAAATTTAGTCTTTGCTGTCCTGCATTTAGGCGGTTGGGATTTCCACTGCTGCATTCAACTATTTACTGGACGACGTGATTACAGCCAATTAAAAGAAAAGCTGTTTACATCACTGCAACAGGCTAGCGCCGCCCAAACTATTTTGGCGATGACCCAAGTATTTGGTGATGAAACCTTCAACTTGCAAAATCTGTTTGCGGAAGAACGTCATCGGATCATGCGCTTATTGAGTCAAGAAACCCTGACAAGGTTAGACCAGTTATATACTCAAGCATACCGGGATAATTATGGTGTGTTGATGGCATTTCACCGTGATGAACTAGCCGTACCACAAGAATTACAAGTGGCGGCGGAGATTGCCTTGGGTTATCGCTGTATGACAACATTGCGATCGCTAGACCAAGATATCACCGAACCCCAACTGAGTTGGAATCACATAGTAGAATTAGAAGCGATCGCCACTGAAGCTAAACATCTGCGTTGCCAATTAAATATTCCTGAAGGTAAGCAGATGCTGGAACAGCTGATTCTGCGCTTGCTTTGGAGATTACTACATGATACTAATGGCAATTTTGCCATAGAGATGCAATGCTTAGAACGGCTAATTAACGTTAGCTATCAGCTAAATATTGGCATTTCCTTACATCAATCCCAAGAACTGTACTTCAGTTGTCTACAAAATCAAATACTACCTTTGTGTTTGACTACTCTTTCTGATAAAGAAGAAACGAGTCAATGTCTACAATTGCTGAAATTGGGACAGAAATTAGCAGTTGATGTTAGTGCAATTCTCAACCAATTCAAGTAGTAAAATTTAACTAACCAAAGCAAAGATCCCCAACTTCTTAAAGAAGTCGGGGATCTTAAACTGGGTATCTTCAACTAATTCACCTTTGGACGCTCTTCACAATGGTAAGGATAAAGCCATTCACACTTAAATAGTCCGCCAGATTTTTGCTCAAAAAATGTCCCAGCGTGACGACTCTTGGATATATTTATGCCTGCCTTTGTTTTAATTTCATATAACCAAGGAAAAGCTGCGAGCAAAACAGCGACAATAGCAAAAGAATACAAAACTTTGGTTTTAAAGTTGTGGAGTTTACGGGAGTTGCTGTTACGGTTTAGAGGCATAATTCTATAACTGACAGTTCATCCAAGCTCCATATTAGCTCAAATTTCAAAATGTCGCCGGAAGCGTGAATCCAGTTTATCAGTCTTGCGTCGGTTGCAGTCAAAACATAAAGTATGTAAGTTACTCATATCATTTTGACCACCACGAGCCAAAGGAATAATATGGTCAATAGTTAAGTCAGCTTCTAAACCCGTTTTACCACAACTTTGACATTGAAATTTATCTCTTTGAAATACATATTGTCTAACTTCTGGTGGTATACGAATCCGAGGAGTTTTGCTCATGATGTTTCCTCATTTATCATCCGACGTAAATCATCAAGAGGAGATTGAGTTTCACTAATTTCCGAATGCGCGTTGTTATCCATTTCTGCTTCTTCTTCAATGTAGAACTCAACACTAATATTAAACTTTACTTTGCCTCTTTTCCAACCTTGTGAACCAATATTTAATATCTGACAATCCAGACCTTCATTAAACCAAGTTTTAGAATGTTGCTGTTGTATAACTATGCCATTTTCATTAAGTTGCTGCTGTAATTCACACGCTAAATCAGAACGATTTGCTTGATGAAAAGCTTGTAAAAATTTAGAAATTTTGTAAGTATAATCTCCAATTTCCAAAACATCATTATCATTACATTCTGCTTGTTTAAATCTATCTTCCATCTCAACCTCAACTTAAAAAACTCTCTTTCTCTCTCTTCTTTGCGTCTCTGCGCCTCTGCGTGAGACAATAAAAACCTATTTAACAAAAAGTTAGTAGGGTGCGTCAGTATGAATAATTTCTTTGTACAGCTAGGTTTTTTCGCACTGACGCACCCTACATTTTGGACATTTTTTTATCTGGAAGTCCCTTAACAAAAAGTGAATTATAAACCCTCCAAAACCGGATATTGTGACCAATACCCACATGACAGACACTAAATTTCATAATGTTTCCTCATCAATCATCCGGCGTAAATCATCAAGAGGGGATTCTGATTCATGAGTTAGAGGTTCATCAGGCATAAATTCTAGAGTTACTTTGATTCTTAATCGTCCCTTTTGCCAACCTTTAGTAGCAGGCTTTAACACTTCACAATCTACACCCTCATCGAACCATTTGTGAGTATATCTATAAAATTTATTGCCAACTAAATAGCCACCAGGATCTATAGATATTCCATAGGAATTTAATAAAGTAAATAATTCTTCTGATAATTTACTGCGGAAAGCTTTTTTGATTGCTTCCTTAATATGAAAAATTTTAAATACCTTATCTTTAACAGACAAAGCATCATCATGACTACAATTCCTGAGGTCAAAATTTTCTTCCATCACAGAATTAGTAATAAATTTAGTGAATTTCTTATCAGTAATTATAATTCCTTTTTAAAGCGAATAAGCACACAAGTAAGAAGCGATCGCTAAAAGTGTTACTTCTTTTTACGCTTAGGAATGGCAGGTAAATTAATATTCTTACCATTAAAGAATCCTTGAATTTTCTTGTTCGGATAGGTTTTGTAATTCCATTGCAAATTAGCGATCGCCGCTTCCCGGTTCCAACGTGGCTCAAATCCTACGCGCACGCCATCCCAGAACAACTCATAACCGATTTTCTGACCGTTGAAATAGCCTTCTATTTTCCGTTTAGGATAAGTCTTTTTAGTCAATTCTAAATGAGCGATCGCCTCAGCGCGCGTTGCCTTCTTTATCTTGCCAACAAACACCCCATCCAAAAATAACTGATATCCCCGTGAATTAATTTGACTTTTATCAGGTAACATTGCACGACTGGGGAATCTCAAGGTAATAGGTTGTGTTCGACACGTTCCCGAATTGCAGAGTTTAATCGCCCCTTGTAATTGTATCGGTCTTGAGTTTGAGAGACATCCTTCAACCCGAACCCTACCCTTTGGTGTATTGATTGCACCAAAAACTGGACAAGTTGGTTCGCTTGCACCTCCAATCGAGACTTTTTGACTAGTCAACAACCCAGAGCGAGTGTAGAGATGATAATAACTTACGTCTGCTTCCACACAGGTGTTCACATCCATCGCAGAGATGCAATTTAGGAAATTCGATTTGGCTTTTGCAGGCTGTGTCGATGAGAGAGTTACTAAGGGAAAACTGAGACTAAAGAGTATAAGAGCTGACAGCAGTGATTTGCGGCGAGACTGGAAAT contains:
- a CDS encoding DUF3536 domain-containing protein gives rise to the protein MTSAEMPANPGSISTSHITSKDTHHSDPRNQAVGVYVTVHGHFYQPPRENPYLDSIERQPSAAPFHDWNERIHWECYRPNAFARVLNDQGEVTGIVNNYEYMSFNIGPTLMSWLERYDVEVYQRILEADAKSCQRLQGHGNAIAQVYNHIIMPLANERDKRTQIRWGKEDFRTRFGRDPEGMWLAETAVDYATLEALVAEGIRFIVLAPSQAQRCRPFPTANDPQPEWHEVGGSQIDPTRPYRCYLKSRLSNKSAVLSSVKDRAIADTNPQSLQDLPYIDIFFYDGPISRDMGFSDVVYNSHHFAGRIGSAVRGDHRQSQLISVGTDGETFGHHKKGTEKTLAYAFIKEFPSQGWTVTNFAHYLSLCSPTWEVEIKPVTAWSCAHGVDRWQEDCGCGGEGGIWHQKWRRPLRNALNWLRDQLVEVFEEYGNQLFRDPWQARDEYIQVIRDRSPANISRFLSRHQTHKLTAAEQVDALRLLEMQRHALFMFTSCGWFFEELSRPEGTQILRYAARALELGGDVAGVQLEKGFLKRLGLAPSNVDSFKHGGEVYRQLVQTAQISFKQVAAHYAISSLFNNHKQVETLHTKPLPGTKQPHPHQKRVYCYTVNEVDYQLQRMGSLTLAVGNLKLVSEITWESENLVFAVLHLGGWDFHCCIQLFTGRRDYSQLKEKLFTSLQQASAAQTILAMTQVFGDETFNLQNLFAEERHRIMRLLSQETLTRLDQLYTQAYRDNYGVLMAFHRDELAVPQELQVAAEIALGYRCMTTLRSLDQDITEPQLSWNHIVELEAIATEAKHLRCQLNIPEGKQMLEQLILRLLWRLLHDTNGNFAIEMQCLERLINVSYQLNIGISLHQSQELYFSCLQNQILPLCLTTLSDKEETSQCLQLLKLGQKLAVDVSAILNQFK
- a CDS encoding HNH endonuclease, coding for MSKTPRIRIPPEVRQYVFQRDKFQCQSCGKTGLEADLTIDHIIPLARGGQNDMSNLHTLCFDCNRRKTDKLDSRFRRHFEI
- a CDS encoding KGK domain-containing protein translates to MEDRFKQAECNDNDVLEIGDYTYKISKFLQAFHQANRSDLACELQQQLNENGIVIQQQHSKTWFNEGLDCQILNIGSQGWKRGKVKFNISVEFYIEEEAEMDNNAHSEISETQSPLDDLRRMINEETS
- a CDS encoding KGK domain-containing protein, giving the protein MEENFDLRNCSHDDALSVKDKVFKIFHIKEAIKKAFRSKLSEELFTLLNSYGISIDPGGYLVGNKFYRYTHKWFDEGVDCEVLKPATKGWQKGRLRIKVTLEFMPDEPLTHESESPLDDLRRMIDEETL